The following are encoded in a window of Thunnus albacares chromosome 9, fThuAlb1.1, whole genome shotgun sequence genomic DNA:
- the LOC122988795 gene encoding protein SPO16 homolog, whose amino-acid sequence MTTNEETTPQWKTTVVVSTSLQNHGTSRMLGAQQHRIRFSHSVVSGAFIFPLSGTAFLLVDPQDLPEPFEESGLIERIKKFVEVHRNSFLLLYAPFNGKKELETLSLIQHRFFGSNLRILPVRNITEIVNGMLTIAKATSKPHVDSIRDRMSLARAHIIESSSVWEMLRDIL is encoded by the exons ATGACAACAAACGAAGAAACGACTCCACAGTGGAAAACAACCGTTGTAGTCAGCACATCACTCCAG AACCATGGTACAAGCAGAATGCTGGGCGCGCAGCAGCACCGCATCAGGTTTTCACATAGTGTGGTGTCCGGAGCCTTTATCTTTCCTCTGTCAG GTACTGCATTTCTGTTGGTTGACCCTCAAGATCTCCCAGAGCCTTTTGAGGAGTCAGGACTCATTGAGCGGATAAAGAAGTTTGTGGAAGTTCACAGGAACAGCTTTCTACTTCTATATGCCCCCTTCAATGGGAAAAAGGAATTGGAAACTTTGTCACTGATTCAGCACAG atTCTTCGGTAGCAATCTCAGGATCTTGCCTGTGCGAAACATTACTGAGATTGTCAACGGTATGTTGACAATTGCCAAG GCCACCAGTAAGCCCCATGTAGACAGTATCCGGGACCGGATGTCTCTGGCTCGGGCTCACATCATTGAAAGCAGTTCTGTGTGGGAGATGCTAAGAGACATACTGTAA
- the LOC122988791 gene encoding glomulin-like — MNEDQVNDIIKRWRGTAEEDLKPDDYQRFKNLGSACLTQGDSEQLLKCIQDKKNQSIVKSMGCVLLAPLVNEVVKKDKSLDHCQAAITYLTRTCKPDELLHSLLELIEDIDPDAISETIIALVPHLLTVLLRLDERKAASVGLALSALQKQLSRLPVPYTQQQEEADEYGLCRCCTALAVLTKPFIEEVKRKDGNSVTSTEDEELKTELLEFCLRSLREPLLEAELTRDRKSSLWLFATEIMVTLPAIQESLPELLFFSSLKKKTSQDISQSMESRACLAYLLFVQLIAIDRFPAVFSPVFVLQCNMEYINQLLSSKKESHLLKGLALYRKSLESVQDNSLPVSLLELKSFYNVPQNLRQLLTDCPMQHLRESGLQVFQLFINKLDAEAKHKFFRCMLKTSNHSGVEGYIIKNIRNQVEFSLKPGNANEWFLGVEFLSLLGLVLCLPQGAETDLLHNMDRTMECLNLLRYLLIRDKELRSNADVWEELCRIKDKYLKMLRVCISISRAYYSAELKALIEDQKLKAKEARAAARSTKLFKSITVKREKVSNMSPDVQNQVLQSALVTFDLMESLIVRIEEITEE, encoded by the exons ATGAATGAGGATCAGGTCAATGACATAATCAAGAGATGG AGAGGTACTGCAGAAGAAGATTTAAAGCCAGATGACTACCAACGGTTCAAGAATTTAGGATCTGCCTGCCTCACTCAGGGAGACAGTGAACAACTCCTGAAATGTATTCAAGATAAGAAAAACCAG AGTATTGTCAAGTCGATGGGTTGTGTTCTCTTGGCACCTCTGGTAAATGAAGtagttaaaaaagacaagagtcTTGATCACTGCCAGGCTGCCATCACATATTTGACCAGG ACTTGCAAACCAGATGAACTCCTGCATAGCTTGCTTGAACTAATTGAAGACATTGATCCAGATGCCATTTCTGAGACCATCATAGCTCTTGTTCCGCATCTTCTAACAG TGCTGCTGCGGTTGGATGAGAGAAAAGCAGCTTCTGTGGGTTTGGCTCTGTCTGCCCTGCAGAAGCAGCTGTCCCGGCTGCCTGTGCCTTACACCCAGCAGCAGGAGGAAGCAGATGAGTACGGTCTATGTCGCTGCTGCACCGCCTTAGCTGTGCTCACAAAACCCTTCATAGAGGAAGTGAAGAGGAAAGACGGAAACAGTGTTACTAGCACAGAGGATGAGGAGCTTAAGACGGAGCTTCTCGAGTT CTGTCTGAGGAGCTTGAGAGAGCCTTTGCTTGAGGCTGAACTGACCCGAGACAGAAAATCCTCACTGTGGCTCTTTGCAACAGAGATAATG GTCACATTACCTGCAATCCAAGAGTCTCTTCCAGAGCTCCTGTTCTTCAGCtcactgaagaaaaaaacatcacaggaCATCAGTCAGTCTATGGAGTCACGAGCATGTCTAGCGTATCTGCTGTTTGTCCAGCTCATCGCCATTGACAGATTCCCAGCAGTATTCAG CCCTGTGTTTGTTCTTCAGTGCAACATGGAATACATCAATCAGCTGCTCAGTAG CAAAAAGGAGTCACACTTACTCAAAGGACTG GCACTGTATAGAAAAAGCTTGGAGAGTGTGCAGGACAACAGCCTTCCAGTGAGTCTACTGGAGCTGAAGAGCTTCTACAATGTACCGCAG AACCTGCGGCAACTTCTCACTGACTGCCCGATGCAACATTTG AGAGAATCTGGACTACAGGTTTTCCAGCTCTTCATCAATAAATTAGATGCTGAAGCAAAGCACAAGTTCTTCAG GTGCATGTTAAAAACCAGCAACCATTCAGGTGTAGAAGGTTATATCATAAAGAACATCAGGAATCAAGTAGAATTTTCCCTGAAG CCGGGCAATGCCAATGAATGGTTCCTGGGAGTGGAGTTTCTCTCGTTGCTGGGACTGGTGTTATGTTTGCCACAGGGTGCTGAGACAGATCTGCTTCACAACATGGACAg GACAATGGAGTGTCTGAATCTTCTGCGCTACCTCCTTATCAGAGACAAAGAACTGAGGAGCAAT GCAGATGTGTGGGAAGAGCTGTGCAGGATCAAagacaaatatctcaaaatgcTGCGTGTGTGTATCAGCATATCAAGAGCATATTATTCAGCTGAACTGAAGGCGCTGATAGAGGATCAAAAGCTAAAAGCAAAAG AGGCCAGAGCTGCTGCTAGATCCACAAAATTATTCAAGAGCATAACGGTGAAACGTGAGAAAGTGTCTAATATGTCCCCAGATGTCCAGAATCAG GTGTTGCAGAGTGCTTTGGTGACATTCGACCTGATGGAGAGTCTTATTGTCCGCATTGAAGAGATCACAGAAGAATAG